One Plasmodium cynomolgi strain B DNA, chromosome 2, whole genome shotgun sequence genomic window carries:
- a CDS encoding hypothetical protein (putative), whose product MGKSCNTFDLFMHQYIVKYKNSKVCYLCKNKITTNHIEKMEDVCPQMWRHFHGFTMQPQCPLQRCQKKEKRKRKKRERKENAQMDSDVKDMSHSLLCILSLCMRDNHVVQQSHASFGQVLRVKDLRFEELERYRDALQRK is encoded by the exons atgggaaagagCTGCAACACATTTGATCTCTTCATGCATCAGTACATCGTCAAGTACAAGAACAGCAAAGTATGCTACCTCTGCAAG AACAAAATAACCACCAACCAcatcgaaaaaatggaagacgTCTGTCCCCAAATGTGGAGGCACTTTCACGGCTTCACCATGCAGCCCCAGTGCCCCTTGCAGAggtgccaaaaaaaggagaaaagaaagagaaaaaaaagagaaagaaaagaaaacgctCAAATGGACAGCGACGTGAAGGACATGTCCCACTCACTCCTGTGCATATTATCTCTATGTATGAGAGACAACCATGTCGTGCAGCAAAGCCACGCATC TTTTGGCCAGGTACTACGTGTAAAAGACCTACGGTTTGAAGAGCTAGAAAGGTACAGGGACGCCCTGCAGCGGAAGTAG
- a CDS encoding hemoglobin and proliferation regulated protein HBR1 (putative) translates to MRSLPNIIVTGVPGVGKTTLCEELVEIINKELKEDQQVEPASQMIHLNLSKVIKEERLYEEFDDQLDASIYSNDMVNEKLEKLKLENGGYIIDFHDVDFLEQKELIDHIFLLTTSTNKLYERLEKRSYSKEKIKNNIECEIFQVIKEDILTYYNDPSIFDELGNNDMEQYESNLQLIKGWVLSWAKSGEALPR, encoded by the coding sequence ATGAGGAGCCTGCCGAACATCATCGTGACGGGCGTGCCCGGAGTGGGCAAGACGACTCTGTGTGAGGAACTAGTGGAAATAATAAACAAGGAATTGAAGGAAGACCAACAGGTAGaaccagctagccaaatgaTACATCTAAACCTTTCCAAAGTTATAAAAGAGGAAAGACTCTACGAAGAATTTGATGACCAATTAGATGCAAGCATCTACAGTAACGACATGGTAAACGAGAAATTGGAGAAactaaaattagaaaatggaGGATACATAATAGACTTCCACGATGTAGATTTCCTCGAGCAAAAGGAACTCATcgatcacatttttttattaaccacTTCGACAAATAAGTTGTATGAACGactggaaaaaagaagctaCTCCAaggagaagataaaaaataatatcgaATGCGAAATATTTCAGGTCATAAAGGAGGACATCCTCACGTACTATAATGACCCGTCCATTTTTGATGAGCTGGGGAACAACGACATGGAACAGTACGAGAGCAACCTGCAGCTGATCAAGGGTTGGGTACTCTCCTGGGCGAAGAGCGGTGAGGCGCTGCCACGGTGA
- a CDS encoding replication factor c (putative) — protein MNFGFSGIDELNGLDNALIEEIEKETKGAGDNKRKFDVYDEYELLEYVYKNNLTTDDIFFKPQQIESRCRTECAKLASSNEDIDEYLKIYDCNDIYPPVYVKKLAYEGKQVGRKKYMADLGDDAEADQQGGGNWTGSSFLRRNSEGFRKTLEKVLQEIKEEDKQRKEKRENQLTESGKVSKDEGKNAKRENPKSGKTMNSQKCVNFVEKYRAKYFSELLTDEAINREVLLWMKQWSERIGKGPTNMTSTQGNDKNEEEEAKKNNEFQRILLLGGSAGKGKTTLAYVIANHFKFNVIEINGSDDRNKETLIPLVESIVCNNSIGSKPNICIIDEIDGLTSSQQNVEAVMKFLTKKDRRNRSIIRRPIICICNDIYHKSLKELRKISKVVVVDSVNYEMLKARINFICDREGISIGNETVSKLVEICKGDIRAILNTICFLSIGGGTSSGSTIGGASGAPVVGPPGDGLHRSHKQKRKVVITMDLLNAYLFYKDANNNYMELLNMIYVKNKNKKIIKQLLHHCHQFFHLNLSNEYNYLQSYYYVYDNLMNVPFNDFDFCKLSYCLDFLTFCDTLEYRQKQILSYSLQKTLFYAVYLFILIIHLNVNTHVQYILMHNSHSNFNRSKQLSVKQIKDNFLNDTFGAITYKYIYSKHFFFETLNYIFSFFYMNEFFYRNVHLWGTASYFNDLDHVPKYVLVPYHFHNVNKLKLFCLKLLHVMTLFNISFTNVSVSSSSSVGSFHFGVPRANQPFRGSAPGTGGGAINRVGGNPVGGNPVGGSAVGGSAVGGSAVGGNPIGGGEVDKVYVFDPYVDDLLLYAEKKESGYRQFQQTAKPTTATCQANTFHFHTMESFLTNTVCEKLNQLKKWINNQSIYFYEKKKKQPNQMHVIKASSSSSKGHKGKFEVNYTPNFEKSLSDIILIAHQKGYQKAFSMYFPNELAEDVVGSTSGRLDAKTGSTDKQTKGAGAQGANLKNEQNILKTKILHNTGDAALTIADLIREEKSYMDRTINKETRIYFTGKYVKTKGYYKYIEERCNAVLQPLHFCVFQGS, from the exons ATGAACTTCGGATTCAGCGGCATCGACGAGCTGAACGGGCTGGACAATGCCCTCATTGAAGAGATCGAAAAGGAGACGAAGGGCGCAGGGGACAACAAGCGAAAATTTGACGTCTACGATGAGTACGAATtgtt AGAgtatgtttataaaaataacttaACTACtgatgatatattttttaagcccCAACAAATAGAATCTAGATGCAGAACAGAATGCGCCAAATTAGCTAGCAGTAATGAAGACATCGATGAGTATCTCAAGATTTACGATTGCAACGATATTTACCCTCCTGTGTATGTAAAGAAGTTGGCTTATGAAGGGAAACaggtggggagaaaaaaatacatggcAGATCTGGGCGATGATGCGGAGGCAGACCAACAAGGTGGTGGAAACTGGACAGGGAGCTCTTTCCTGAGAAGAAATAGCGAGGGGTTCAGAAAAACGCTGGAAAAGGTTCTACAGGAAATTAAAGAGGAGGACAAgcaaaggaaggagaagagagAAAATCAGCTAACAGAATCGGGGAAAGTCTCCAaagatgaaggaaaaaacgcaaaaagggaaaacccCAAATCGGGGAAAACCATGAATTCACAAAAGTGCGTCAATTTTGTGGAGAAGTACAGGGCAAAATATTTCTCAGAACTCCTGACAGACGAAGCCATTAACAGGGAAGTCCTCCTATGGATGAAGCAATGGAGTGAGCGAATAGGAAAAGGGCCAACAAACATGACATCTACTCAGGGAAATGATAAgaacgaggaagaagaagccaaaAAGAACAACGAATTTCAACGAATCTTACTTCTAGGTGGGTCAgcaggaaagggaaaaacaactCTAGCGTATGTAATCGCAAACCATTTTAAATTCAACGTAATTGAGATCAACGGAAGTGATGACAGAAACAAGGAGACGTTAATCCCGCTAGTCGAGTCTATCGTGTGTAACAACTCCATAGGGTCTAAACCCAATATATGTATCATCGACGAGATTGATGGTCTAACCAGCTCGCAACAAAACGTAGAAGCTGTAATGAAATTTCTAACGAAGAAGGACAGGAGAAATAGGAGCATCATCAGGAGACcaataatttgtatatgtAATGATATTTATCACAAAAGTCTTAAGGAACTCCGAAAAATAAGTAAAGTCGTTGTGGTGGACAGTGTCAACTACGAAATGTTGAAGGCGAGAATTAATTTCATTTGCGACCGGGAGGGTATCAGCATAGGTAATGAGACTGTTAGCAAGTTGGTCGAAATTTGCAAGGGGGACATTCGGGCGATTTTAAACACGATTTGTTTTCTCAGCATCGGGGGGGGCACTTCGAGTGGCAGTACCATTGGCGGGGCTAGCGGGGCGCCTGTTGTGGGCCCCCCCGGGGACGGCCTGCACCGGTCACACAAGCAGAAGCGCAAGGTAGTCATCACCATGGACCTACTCAACGCATACCTATTCTACAAAGACGCAAACAACAACTACATGGAGCTCCTCAACATGATTTatgtgaaaaacaaaaacaaaaaaataatcaaacaGTTACTACACCACTGTCAccaatttttccatcttAACTTATCCAACGAATACAATTACCTCCAGTCCTACTACTACGTCTACGATAATCTAATGAATGTACCATTCAACGATTTCGATTTTTGCAAACTGAGTTATTGTCTGGATTTTCTCACCTTCTGTGATACCTTGGAATATAGACAGAAACAAATTTTGAGTTACTCCTTACAGAAGACCTTGTTCTATGCTGTCTACCTTTTCATTCTCATCATTCACCTAAACGTGAATACACACGTGCAATACATCCTCATGCACAACAGCCATAGTAACTTTAACCGATCCAAACAACTGAGTGTGAAGCAAAtaaaggataattttttaaatgatacTTTCGGGGCTATAACGTATAAGTATATCTACTCCAAGCACTTCTTCTTTGAGACtcttaattatattttctccttcttctacATGAATGAGTTCTTTTACAGAAATGTGCATCTATGGGGAACAGCTAGCTATTTCAACGATTTGGATCATGTCCCCAAATATGTCCTTGTTCCTTACCACTTTCACAATgtgaataaattaaaattattctgTTTGAAGTTGCTCCATGTGATGaccctttttaacatttcaTTTACGAACGTTTCtgtgtcttcttcctcctcggtGGGTTCCTTTCACTTTGGAGTGCCCAGGGCTAACCAGCCCTTTCGGGGATCAGCACCCGggacgggggggggagccaTCAACCGGGTTGGCGGTAACCCGGTCGGTGGTAACCCTGTTGGAGGTAGCGCAGTTGGTGGTAGCGCAGTTGGTGGTAGCGCAGTTGGTGGTAACCCCATCGGGGGGGGCGAGGTCGACAAGGTGTACGTGTTCGACCCGTACGTGGATGACCTCCTGCTGTACGcggaaaagaaggagagcGGCTACAGGCAATTCCAGCAGACGGCCAAACCCACGACAGCCACCTGCCAGGCGAACACCTTTCACTTCCACACCATGGAGAGCTTCCTCACCAACACCGTgtgtgaaaaattaaaccAATTGAAGAAATGGATTAATAATCAGTCGATCTACTtttacgagaaaaaaaagaagcaaccAAACCAAATGCACGTTATTaaggcttcttcttcttcctccaagGGACACAAAGGAAAATTCGAAGTTAACTACACTcccaattttgaaaaatctcTAAgtgatataattttaattgcACACCAGAAAGGGTATCAGAAGGCCTTTTCTATGTATTTCCCAAATGAGCTAGCTGAAGATGTCGTGGGTTCTACCTCTGGAAGGTTAGATGCAAAAACGGGTTCAACGGATAAACAGACAAAGGGTGCAGGTGCACAGGGGGCAAACctcaaaaatgagcagaacATTTTGAAGACGAAGATTTTACACAACACGGGCGATGCTGCTCTCACCATCGCCGACCTGATCAGAGAAGAAAAGAGTTACATGGACCGGACCATCAACAAAGAGACGAGGATTTACTTCACGGGGAAGTACGTCAAGACCAAGGGCTATTACAAATACATCGAGGAGCGCTGCAATGCGGTTCTCCAGCCCCTGCACTTTTGCGTCTTCCAGGGGAGCTAG
- a CDS encoding transcription initiation factor TFIIB (putative) yields the protein MSSFHNKKLALSSHHDRPTPLNLGANSESHSGKRKLLRTFRSTRNDTCPDCKEKGIIICDNSEGTQICNGCGRVLESRILSEEQEWRNFHSDGQMKSNDRNRVGEVSDIWFENNLTSTTFIKSSKKLQHLNMMTQINKSDQTLLAAFNILKLICETFFLRSNVIERAKEITKELQDMEQLKNRINNLNMLAVVYLACREAGHIKSIKELITFDRSFKEKDLGKTINKLKKILPSRAFVYNENISHLIFTLSNRLQLSIDVIESIEYVVKKATTLITTSHRLNSLCGGSIHLIVELNTSDEKNLKLPNIAQIAAVCGVTTNTLKTTFKELLSAADYILPSYYLVGNNSKLATLRQKYLSDDRRRKNK from the exons ATGTCATCGTTCCACAACAAGAAGTTGGCTCTGAGTTCCCACCATGACAGACCCACGCCACTGAACTTAG GCGCGAACAGTGAGAGCCACAGCGGGAAGAGGAAGCTCCTACGAACCTTTAGGAGCACGAGGAATGATACATGTCCAGACTGCaaagaaaagggaataaTCATATGTGACAACAGTGAAGGGACGCAAATATGTAACGGATGTGGACGGGTGTTGGAAAGTCGTATCCTCTCAGAGGAACAGGAGTGGAGAAATTTTCACAGCGATGGACAGATGAAGTCGAATGATCGGAATAGAGTCGGAGAGGTTAGTGACATATGGttcgaaaataatttgacGAGTACGACCTTTATAAAATCAAGCAAGAAGCTACAGCATCTGAATATGATGACACAGATCAATAAGAGTGACCAGACTTTGCTGGCCGCCTTTAACATACTGAAGCTTATTTGTGAAACGTTTTTCCTGCGCAGCAATGTGATTGAGCGGGCGAAGGAGATAACGAAGGAGCTGCAG GACATGGAACAACTGAAGAACCGAATCAACAACCTTAACATGCTGGCAGTGGTCTATCTGGCCTGTAGAGAAGCGGGACATATTAAGAGCATCAAAGAGCTGATCACATTTGACAGGTCCTTCAAAGAAAAGGATCTAGgaaaaacaataaataaGTTGAAGAAGATCCTGCCTTCTAGAGCCTTTGTCTACAACGAAAATATCTCTCACCTAATTTTTACCTTATCGAATCGGCTACAGTTATCTATCGATGTGATTGAATCTATTGAGTACGTCGTGAAGAAAGCCACGACGTTAATTACGACATCTCATCGATTGAACTCTCTTTGTGGTGGATCCATTCACCTTATTGTTGAGCTTAACACAAGTGATGAAAAGAATTTGAAGTTGCCGAACATCGCGCAAATTGCTGCTGTGTGTGGAGTGACAACGAATACGTTGAAGACGACCTTTAAGGAACTGCTGAGTGCTGCGGATTATATTTTGCCTTCGTACTACTTGGTGGGGAACAACTCCAAGCTGGCCACACTTCGACAGAAGTACCTGAGTGACGACCGGCGCAGGAAGAACAAGTGA
- a CDS encoding kinesin (putative) gives MNNHEHGKRTDSMEEYEWVQAETGETSNTTKNVCFASASKEAQEDVCISNRTTENENDKEELAGGYFSSSDGSARECYGGVDERGADPVACGPNTQHSPAVSHKLVAPHLDSCSDPTLDRPPHGEQKNSGVVKICISSVGGMGGESFPNGPEGEGSPQCYDERMLSPVYKGEGNHAAKGGEKDITKGGAKGSEKGSEKESEKDITKDIAKDIAKGIAKDAANQHTTECSANDAKMNAVNELMRNIRQFNHSMQSISSTSDTLFQQNLSKMYSELASTKNLESLSGFYEEVPLSGATVKEGQQKNTHDSPVGKEADSVVNTYTSTCNDWKRQTNCADERGPYTLNEMEGEGKEQADRDLQGKKYSMSEISPLHLTKKDSNGISSNQWEQMKRSFCDIENNLMHLSRASMGSTVVGSELMGTAAMGSTVVGSELMGTAAMGSTVVGSELIGTAAMGSTVVGSELIGTATMGSTVAGSALMNTVGFEADEAYIGGASSPSTPNLSYATLDMEKWHSSGEFFPTMDYTVVHSRHINLDVTGSAKLTKLNLGKANNLQSNVFSKEEEAMSGKTPPRGEGAKVESAKVENSKMENSKMESTKMESAKMECGKGPNTMPKMKSPRNVARGTSNKTIISAPKNVKVKSKATNETTKTPKMMKRNSDGCSSAGGVKPEGKASASPTSAVISTSTSSVTSANQGTGSNVPHPNGGSPTHQSIPTCARQTNKNEKGGSTEKDVTYNMNVVIRCRPMSASEKNEGAKNVIKILDNKMIVLLDPSDNSDNVLRQNRSREKKYVFDYVFDETSSQEDVYKNSVKCLIDAVIGGYNSTVFAYGATGAGKTHTIIGHKNEPGIMNMILRDLFDRIKKMEVMNEYKVKCSFIEIYNENICDLLNPSDEYLDVREDPIKGVTVSNIFEVCTTSVEEIMELIHTGNKNRTQEPTDANKTSSRSHGVLQVIVEETEKGQGIYQQTKRGKLCVIDLAGSERASQTNNKGMRLLEGANINRSLLALGNVINALVSRSKGTSKSNFIPFRDSKLTRLLKDSLGGNCKTVMIANVSPSHLSYEDTHNTLKYANRAKNIKNVVTSNVVVVKQHLTMYIDVIEKLKSEIEFLKEQLHEKGKMNDYLSSTSTNFDYYDQLKEYERNCSREELLNIISALKRENQRLRMGEGVDMADVEGAADVENAAGVGGAADVGGATLVGDANDAVGADGQLHAQHDEEIAKHQQELSDLRAVNEKLFVDNKKFHEKLQEYMQVSQNLRVLNEEYKRQIDGFKAMMHTNDANHVLIKKKLDDLRKKYEQLKV, from the exons atgaataaccaTGAACATGGGAAGAGAACCGATTCTATGGAGGAATACGAATGGGTTCAGGCAGAAACCGGAGAAACGAGTAACACAACGAAAAATGTATGCTTTGCTTCCGCTTCGAAGGAGGCACAGGAGGACGTGTGCATATCTAATCGAACGACGGAAAATGAGAACGATAAGGAGGAACTAGCGGGTGGGTACTTTTCTTCATCGGATGGGTCCGCAAGGGAGTGTTACGGGGGGGTAGATGAAAGGGGTGCCGACCCTGTCGCGTGCGGTCCTAACACGCAGCACAGCCCCGCCGTGTCACACAAGCTAGTCGCTCCCCACTTGGACAGCTGCTCCGATCCCACCCTTGACAGACCCCCCCacggggaacaaaaaaacagtggAGTGGTCAAAATATGCATCAGCAGCGTAGGCGGAATGGGTGGAGAGTCCTTCCCGAATGGCCCCGAGGGGGAGGGCTCCCCGCAGTGCTACGACGAGAGGATGCTGTCCCCGGTTTATAAGGGCGAGGGGAACCACGCCGCGAAGGGGGGCGAGAAGGATATCACTAAGGGAGGCGCAAAGGGAAGCGAGAAgggaagcgaaaaggaaagcgAAAAGGACATCACTAAGGACATCGCTAAGGACATCGCTAAGGGCATCGCTAAAGACGCCGCTAACCAACACACAACGGAATGCTCAGCGAACGACGCAAAAATGAACGCAGTCAACGAACTGATGCGAAACATAAGACAGTTCAACCACTCCATGCAATCCATATCTTCCACCAGTGATACACTCTTCCAACAGAACCTGTCCAAAATGTATTCAGAGCTTGCATCTACTAAAAATTTAGAATCGCTCAGTGGGTTCTATGAAGAGGTTCCCCTAAGCGGAGCTACAGTGAAGGAGGGACAGCAGAAAAATACGCATGACTCACCAGTAGGGAAAGAAGCAGACAGTGTCGTTAACACATACACGAGCACTTGCAACGATTGGAAGAGGCAAACTAACTGCGCTGACGAGAGGGGACCATATACACTGAACGAGATggaaggggagggaaaagaacaaGCTGACAGGGACCTGCAGGGGAAGAAATACTCGATGAGTGAGATTAGTCCCCTACACTTGACAAAGAAGGACTCGAATGGCATTTCGTCGAATCAGTGGGAACAAATGAAGAGGAGCTTCTGCGACATTGAGAATAATTTGATGCATCTGAGCAGGGCCAGCATGGGTTCTACTGTGGTAGGTTCTGAGCTGATGGGCACCGCCGCAATGGGTTCTACTGTGGTGGGTTCTGAGCTGATGGGTACCGCTGCAATGGGTTCTACTGTGGTGGGTTCTGAGCTGATCGGCACCGCGGCAATGGGTTCTACTGTGGTGGGTTCTGAGCTGATCGGCACCGCCACAATGGGCTCTACTGTGGCGGGTTCTGCGCTGATGAACACTGTCGGGTTCGAGGCGGATGAAGCGTACATCGGAGGAGCCAGCTCCCCCTCCACCCCTAACCTCTCGTACGCGACGCTCGACATGGAAAAGTGGCACTCCTCAGGCGAGTTCTTTCCCACCATGGACTACACTGTTGTTCACTCGAGGCATATTAACTTGGACGTCACCGGCTC AGCAAAACTGACCAAGCTGAACCTCGGGAAAGCCAACAATCTGCAGAGTAATGTATTctcgaaggaggaggaagccaTGAGTGGGAAGACACCACCCCGAGGGGAAGGAGCCAAAGTGGAGAGCGCAAAAGTGGAGAactccaaaatggagaactccaaaatggagagcaccaaaatggagagcgCCAAAATGGAGTGTGGGAAAGGCCCGAACACGATGCCCAAAATGAAGTCGCCCAGAAACGTGGCGAGGGGCACATCAAACAAAACCATAATCAGTGcaccaaaaaatgtaaaggtaAAAAGTAAAGCGACAAACGAGACGACGAAGACACCAAAGATGATGAAGCGGAACAGCGATGGGTGCAGCAGTGCTGGTGGGGTCAAACCAGAAGGAAAAGCCAGCGCATCTCCCACCTCTGCAGTTATTAGTACCAGCACTTCCTCAGTGACGTCTGCAAACCAAGGGACGGGTTCCAACGTACCTCACCCGAACGGTGGGTCCCCAACACACCAAAGCATCCCCACATGTGCAAGACAGAccaataaaaatgagaaaggtGGTTCTACAGAAAAGGATGTAACATATAACATGAACGTGGTTATTAGATGCAGACCAATGAGTGCtagcgaaaaaaacgaaggagcaaaaaatgtaataaaaattttggacaATAAAATGATAGTGCTTCTAGATCCTTCAGATAACTCAGATAATGTATTGAGACAAAATAGAAGtcgagaaaaaaagtacgtcTTCGATTACGTCTTTGATGAGACTAGCTCCCAAGAGGATGTATACAAGAACAGCGTTAAATGTTTAATAGATGCAGTGATTGGAGGGTATAACTCCACAGTTTTTGCTTATGGAGCTACAGGTGCaggaaaaacacacacaattataggacacaaaaatgagccCGGAATCATGAACATGATTTTGAGAGACTTATTTGACagaatcaaaaaaatggaagtaatGAATGAATACAAAGTGAAGTGTTCCTTTATTGAGATTTACAATGAGAATATATGTGATCTACTGAACCCGTCAGATGAGTACCTAGATGTGAGAGAAGATCCCATTAAAGGAGTTACCGTGTCTAACATTTTCGAGGTCTGTACTACATCTGTCGAGGAAATTATGGAACTAATACATACGGGGAACAAAAATAGAACCCAAGAACCCACAGATGCAAACAAAACAAGCTCTAGAAGCCATGGAGTACTACAAGTAATCGtagaagaaacagaaaagggaCAAGGAATCTACCAACAAACCAAGAGGGGAAAACTATGTGTTATTGATTTAGCAGGAAGTGAAAGAGCTAGCCAAACAAACAACAAAGGAATGAGACTCTTAGAAGGAGCCAATATAAACAGATCACTCCTAGCCTTAGGGAATGTAATAAATGCTCTAGTGTCCAGAAGCAAAGGAACAAGCAAATCCAATTTTATCCCCTTTAGGGACAGTAAGCTCACTCGGTTACTAAAGGACTCTCTAGGAGGGAACTGCAAAACGGTGATGATTGCAAATGTGAGTCCATCCCATCTTTCCTACGAAGACACACATAACACTCTGAAGTATGCCAATCGAGCgaagaacataaaaaatgttgtcaCATCTAACGTAGTGGTGGTGAAGCAGCACCTTACCATGTACATTGATGTGATCGAGAAGCTGAAAAGCGaaattgaatttttaaagGAACAGCTACatgagaaggggaagatgAACGACTACTTGAGTTCCACATCTACCAACTTCGACTACTACGACCAGCTGAAAGAGTACGAGCGCAACTGCTCCAGGGAAGAGCTCCTAAACATAATCTCTGCGTTGAAGCGCGAGAACCAGCGCCTGCGCATGGGCGAGGGGGTGGACATGGCAGACGTGGAGGGCGCGGCAGACGTGGAGAACGCGGCAGGCGTGGGGGGTGCGGCAGATGTGGGGGGTGCTACCCTCGTGGGTGATGCGAACGACGCTGTCGGGGCCGACGGACAGCTGCACGCGCAGCACGATGAAGAAATAGCCAAGCATCAACAAGAGCTGAGTGACTTGAGAGCAGTCAATGAGAAACTATTCGTCGACAACAAGAAGTTTCACGAAAAGCTGCAAGAATACATGCAAGTCTCGCAGAATCTACGGGTTCTAAATGAAGAGTATAAGCGCCAGATTGACGGGTTCAAGGCCATGATGCATACTAATGATGCCAACCATGTCCTGATCAAGAAGAAGCTCGACGACCTGCGCAAGAAATACGAGCAGCTCAAGGTTTAG
- a CDS encoding chromatin assembly factor 1 protein WD40 domain (putative) yields MCYTPLSQFNSTWRPKMSSQKESKKRKSDALDQACLELSEEVENAEEVTKKNEEVEEEDLETQFNNWKVNSGLLYDFVSRKELEWPSLSIDFGDFYNENHEDNVFNQIVCVGTHTSNKEPNYLYVCEVLFPLVQLPQENCIYKTNENYEGFDFCSEKKKFTIKSKIAHEGEVNRIKFLPLDKKNFVVTKAINGNLHLFDINKHEIETSEHKMSPEVSFIGNSSDGFGLDFNSDKKYALTCGNDGVINAYDYTELSSKEVNPFYKVKYKCPLNDVCATNDPNLILACADNGYILIYDIRVKGEEATQQVLGQQVPVNCISLNKFTGHFASGSDNGKIKIWDIKRFSEPQHIIHAHKEPIIRLNFSPNDSSILASASTSRFINIYNLTKIGEELDAIDLSDGPSELIFSHGGHTQPITDFNWNHHKQLKMFIGSTGEDNTLQFWQLKTELLDEANTVPTSNTDVE; encoded by the exons ATGTGTTATACCCCCCTTTCGCAGTTTAACTCCAC GTGGCGACCCAAAATGAGCTCACAGAAGGAAAGCAAGAAGCGCAAATCGGACGCACTGGACCAGGCGTGCCTGGAGCTGAGTGAAGAAGTAGAGAACGCAGAAGAAGTcacaaagaaaaatgaagaagtagaagaagaagatcTCGAGACGCAGTTCAACAATTGGAAGGTGAATAGCGGATTGCTTTACGATTTTGTGAGTAGAAAGGAATTGGAGTGGCCCTCACTATCCATCGACTTTGGTGATTTTTACAATGAGAATCACGAAGATAATGTGTTTAATCAAATAGTGTGTGTAGGAACCCATACGTCGAATAAAGAGCCGAATTACCTCTACGTGTGTGAAGTGTTGTTCCCACTGGTACAACTACCACAAGAAAACTGCATCTACAAAACTAATGAAAATTACGAAGGGTTTGATttttgttcagaaaaaaaaaaatttacaataaaGTCAAAAATTGCACACGAAGGAGAAGTCAACCGAATCAAGTTCCTCCccttggacaaaaaaaattttgttgtcACTAAAGCGATTAATGGAAATCTTCACCTATTTGATATTAATAAACACGAAATTGAAACAAGTGAACATAAAATGAGTCCAGAAGTATCATTTATTGGAAACTCATCAGATGGGTTCGGTCTGGATTTTAATTCAGACAAGAAATATGCTTTAACTTGTGGAAATGATGGTGTCATAAATGCATACGATTATACAGAATTGAGTAGCAAGGAAGttaatcctttttataaAGTGAAATATAAGTGCCCTTTAAATGATGTGTGTGCAACGAATGATCCCAATTTGATTTTGGCTTGTGCTGATAATggctatattttaatatacgaTATCCGAgtgaagggagaagaagctaCACAACAGGTTCTAGGTCAGCAGGTACCTGTTAACTGCATCTCGTTGAATAAATTTACTGGTCATTTTGCATCAGGAAGTgataatggaaaaataaaaatatgggaTATCAAAAGGTTTAGTGAACCACAGCATAtaatacatgcacataagGAACCCATTATCCGACTGAATTTTTCTCCTAACGATTCATCTATCCTGGCATCTGCTAGCACGAGTCGTTTTatcaatatatataacttaacaaaaattggagaagAGCTCGATGCCATCGATTTGTCAGATGGTCCATctgagttaattttttctcatggaGGACATACACAACCTATTACTGACTTCAATTGGAATCACCACAAGCAACTCAAAATGTTTATTGGCTCTACTGGCGAGGACAACACGCTGCAGTTTTGGCAACTCAAGACGGAGCTCCTGGACGAGGCCAACACCGTTCCGACGTCCAACACGGACGTGGAGTGA